One part of the Marinobacter sp. M3C genome encodes these proteins:
- a CDS encoding DUF1513 domain-containing protein, with protein MSLNRRHFLASLGGAIGATGLSLTGCSLLPAKANSLQSREYVGASKRNDGRYAVQSLNSDGTQRWQTLVEARCHGGCFRPNSAQVLIFERRPGWWFHVFDSRSGERLAHIKANDGEHFYGHGVFSTDGRYLYATASRYQHGDGIIAVYDAQASYARVNTLDLKGIGPHELRLHPDSQTLVIALGGIKTHPDYDRIKMNLESMAPALMMMDRTSGEIRARFSPSQHQLSCRHLDVTPQGHIYAGYQYQGPNDHTPSLIARYRNGRFDEVEFTDDVQPQLANYISSVSAHPQSDLVAVTAPRGGRALIFEGATGRILRNEAITDGAGVEALDGGDFLVTTGHGKLIRMGINAPALELATLPLHWDNHLV; from the coding sequence ATGAGCTTAAATCGCAGACATTTCCTCGCGTCATTGGGTGGCGCCATTGGCGCAACCGGCCTGAGCTTAACAGGTTGTTCGCTGTTGCCGGCAAAAGCCAACTCGCTGCAAAGCCGCGAATACGTGGGCGCCAGCAAGCGTAACGATGGGCGCTATGCCGTACAAAGCCTGAACAGCGATGGCACACAACGCTGGCAAACCCTTGTTGAAGCCCGCTGCCACGGTGGCTGCTTCCGCCCGAACAGTGCACAGGTACTGATTTTCGAGCGCCGGCCCGGCTGGTGGTTTCACGTGTTTGACAGCCGCAGCGGCGAGCGCCTGGCGCACATAAAAGCCAATGACGGCGAGCATTTTTACGGTCATGGCGTGTTCTCAACCGATGGTCGCTATTTATACGCAACGGCCAGCCGCTATCAGCACGGAGACGGCATTATTGCGGTGTATGACGCCCAAGCCAGCTATGCGCGTGTCAACACGCTCGATCTGAAGGGTATAGGCCCCCACGAACTGCGCCTGCACCCTGATAGTCAAACCCTGGTTATCGCTCTAGGTGGCATAAAAACCCACCCGGATTACGACCGCATCAAGATGAATCTCGAGTCCATGGCGCCCGCGCTGATGATGATGGACCGCACCAGCGGCGAGATTCGAGCGCGCTTCAGCCCGTCACAACATCAACTCAGCTGTCGCCATCTGGACGTAACGCCACAAGGCCACATTTATGCGGGCTATCAGTACCAGGGACCGAATGATCACACACCGTCCTTGATCGCCAGGTACCGCAATGGCCGCTTCGACGAAGTCGAGTTTACCGACGATGTCCAACCGCAATTAGCAAACTACATTTCCAGCGTGTCTGCGCACCCGCAAAGCGACCTGGTGGCAGTCACCGCGCCCCGCGGCGGCCGCGCTCTGATATTTGAGGGCGCAACAGGGCGAATACTTCGCAACGAAGCGATAACGGATGGCGCAGGAGTGGAGGCCCTGGACGGCGGCGATTTTTTGGTGACCACTGGCCACGGCAAGCTGATTCGCATGGGCATAAACGCCCCGGCACTGGAATTGGCCACCCTGCCCCTGCATTGGGACAACCATCTGGTTTAG
- a CDS encoding MFS transporter, giving the protein MPTSKTRLDRLYGLIANEEDTRVCKDIPDSACREVPRNFFLILAANVLTKLGDLLISPKTVLAWLMSAVGAPALVAWLVPIRESGSMVPQMVIAAWVRRKPVRKWFWTLGSLGQALSVAAMAASVWFLDGYSAGYGLIAALILFSLSRGFCSVAMKDVQGKCIPKTRRGRLSGLASTIGGTATVALTALLFWDRGDPGMAFYSLLLLLAASLWFIAGALFAGVDEYPGETGGGGNAINDAISSLSLLKTDKPFRHFVITRALLLCSALASPYFVVLAQQQNESGWALGIFLLASSLASSLSASFWGWAADTSSRKVMIRGALMASIVCLSVAGTALVMGEPMGGVWFYPGAFFVLSIAHAGVRLGRKTYLVDMAGGNKRTDYTAVSNTVIGVLLLATGALTALISTFSNIAVILVLGLMGLAGAFSAMGLSEVTGDDNP; this is encoded by the coding sequence GTGCCAACGTCCAAAACACGTCTAGACCGACTCTATGGCCTGATCGCCAACGAGGAAGACACACGGGTCTGTAAAGACATTCCTGATTCAGCCTGCCGCGAAGTACCGCGTAACTTTTTCCTGATTCTGGCCGCTAACGTGCTCACCAAACTGGGCGATTTGCTGATCAGTCCAAAAACGGTGTTGGCCTGGTTGATGAGCGCGGTTGGCGCACCGGCCTTAGTGGCCTGGCTGGTACCCATTCGTGAATCCGGCTCCATGGTTCCACAAATGGTGATAGCCGCCTGGGTGCGGCGTAAACCGGTGCGCAAATGGTTCTGGACACTGGGCAGCCTGGGCCAGGCCCTGAGTGTGGCCGCCATGGCCGCCAGCGTGTGGTTTCTGGACGGCTACAGCGCCGGCTACGGCCTGATTGCCGCGCTTATCCTGTTCTCGCTCTCCCGTGGTTTCTGCTCGGTAGCGATGAAGGACGTTCAGGGCAAATGCATTCCAAAAACCCGTCGTGGCCGCTTGTCTGGCCTGGCTTCCACCATCGGCGGCACAGCCACCGTTGCCCTTACCGCTCTGTTGTTCTGGGATCGGGGCGACCCAGGCATGGCCTTTTATAGCTTGCTGTTGTTGCTGGCTGCCAGCCTGTGGTTCATAGCCGGAGCGCTATTTGCCGGCGTTGACGAGTACCCCGGTGAAACCGGCGGTGGCGGCAACGCCATTAACGATGCCATTTCCAGCCTGTCGCTACTAAAAACCGACAAGCCGTTCCGTCACTTTGTGATTACCCGTGCCTTGTTGCTGTGTTCTGCCCTTGCCTCGCCGTATTTCGTGGTCTTGGCTCAACAACAAAACGAATCCGGCTGGGCATTGGGGATCTTCTTGTTGGCCAGTAGCCTGGCCAGTTCATTGAGCGCCAGTTTTTGGGGCTGGGCCGCTGATACGTCTAGCCGTAAAGTTATGATTCGTGGCGCGCTCATGGCCAGCATAGTGTGCCTGAGTGTTGCAGGTACCGCTCTGGTTATGGGGGAGCCCATGGGCGGCGTGTGGTTCTATCCAGGCGCTTTTTTTGTGCTCAGCATCGCCCACGCCGGCGTAAGGCTTGGCCGAAAAACCTATCTAGTGGATATGGCGGGGGGCAACAAGCGCACGGACTACACCGCTGTCAGCAATACCGTTATCGGTGTTTTACTGCTGGCAACCGGGGCCCTGACGGCGCTAATCTCAACCTTTTCGAATATTGCGGTTATTCTGGTGCTGGGGCTCATGGGCCTGGCCGGTGCGTTCAGCGCCATGGGCCTGAGTGAAGTGACCGGCGACGATAACCCCTGA
- a CDS encoding imelysin family protein, translated as MLRFTRYFRATALVLLMPTLALPGLAMAASAESGTAVEQQTRVDWHQDIGRGYQALASDSKTLLQQAEAYCQQPSTEGRNTVENAWKQAFGAWQQVRFVDFGPIETNNRAWQFQFWPDPKNLIARKADLLLKDDATVSAETVGQAGVAVQGFPMLEYLLFDTRFNTGDHALPTKTSCQLLTQVASHVVDNSQQLVSDWSEFEPRYLATGNYTHATIRAAMTALEVAEERRLATPMGLRGNGKRSVYAADAWRSGSSLASIGASVDGLQKFFLPGLEKLLTAQGNSDLAERIHKQFGEVQEHFPAMDLALEPLLEDDNAYRSLQGLYVDLSQLATLVNGEAAASLGVIRGFNSSDGD; from the coding sequence ATGCTGCGATTTACCCGCTATTTCCGCGCCACCGCACTTGTCCTGTTGATGCCAACGCTGGCACTGCCAGGCCTTGCAATGGCTGCTTCTGCGGAATCCGGAACCGCTGTTGAACAGCAGACACGCGTAGACTGGCATCAGGATATCGGCCGCGGCTATCAAGCTTTGGCAAGCGATAGTAAAACCCTGCTGCAGCAGGCAGAGGCTTATTGCCAGCAGCCCTCAACGGAAGGTCGCAACACCGTTGAAAATGCTTGGAAACAGGCGTTTGGAGCCTGGCAGCAGGTGCGGTTTGTGGACTTCGGGCCCATTGAAACCAATAACCGCGCCTGGCAGTTCCAGTTCTGGCCGGACCCGAAAAACCTGATCGCCCGCAAAGCTGATCTGCTGCTTAAAGACGACGCAACCGTCAGTGCCGAAACCGTTGGCCAAGCCGGTGTGGCGGTTCAGGGCTTCCCCATGCTGGAATACCTGCTGTTTGACACCCGCTTCAATACTGGTGATCACGCTCTACCAACCAAGACAAGCTGTCAGCTTCTGACTCAAGTGGCATCTCATGTTGTCGATAACAGCCAGCAGTTGGTCTCAGATTGGAGCGAGTTTGAACCCCGTTATCTGGCGACCGGCAATTACACCCACGCCACCATTCGCGCCGCCATGACCGCACTGGAAGTGGCCGAAGAACGCCGACTGGCAACCCCCATGGGTTTGCGCGGTAATGGCAAACGCTCCGTTTACGCCGCCGACGCGTGGCGCAGTGGCAGCAGTCTGGCGAGCATTGGTGCCAGCGTTGACGGCTTGCAAAAATTCTTCCTGCCCGGTCTGGAAAAGCTGTTAACCGCCCAAGGCAATAGCGATCTGGCGGAGCGCATCCACAAACAGTTTGGCGAAGTGCAGGAGCACTTCCCGGCTATGGACCTTGCGTTGGAGCCATTGCTAGAAGACGATAACGCCTACCGCAGCCTTCAGGGCCTGTATGTTGACCTCTCGCAGCTGGCCACGCTGGTCAACGGCGAAGCCGCCGCCAGTCTTGGGGTGATTCGCGGCTTTAATTCCAGTGATGGTGACTGA